The Halorhabdus rudnickae region GAGATTACCCGAACTTACCGGTGACGTAATCCTCGACGCGCTGGCTCTCGGGGTTCTCGAAGATCTTCTCGGTGTCGTCGTACTCGACGAGTTCGCCACCGGTGAGGAAGACGGCCGTCTGATCCGAGATTCGGGCCGCCTGCTGCATATTGTGGGTGACGATGACGACGGTGTAGGACTCGGCAAGTTCTTCGATGAGGTCTTCGATTTTCGAGGTGGCGATCGGGTCCAGCGCGCTCGCTGGCTCGTCCATCAGGATGACTTCCGGATCGACGGCGAGACACCGCCCGATGCACAGCCGCTGTTGCTGGCCGCCGGACAGCCCAAGTGCGTTGTCGTCCAGCCGGTCCTTTACCTCGTCCCACAACGCCGCTTGCTTCAGCGAGTGTTCGACGAGTTCGTCCTCGGCTTCCTTCTCGTCGCGACCGAGCAACCGGGCGAGCGTCCCGCGAGTGATGTCGCCGTGTTTGCGCGGTCCGTAGGCGATGTTGTCCCGAATCGACTTCGGGAAGGGGTTCGGGTGCTGGAACACCATCCCGACGCGCTTGCGCAACTCGACGAGGTTGATTCCCTCCTGGTAGATCTCCTGGCCGTCGAGTTCGACCGACCCTTCGATGCTGGCGCTGGAGATGCGGTCGTTCATGCGATTGAGCGAGCGCAGGAACGTCGACTTGCCACACCCAGAGGGACCGATCAGGGCCGTGACGCTCTGCTCGGGGATGTCCATCGAGATCCCGCGGAGGGCCTGCTCGTCGCCGTAGTAGACGTCCAAGTCCTCGACCGCGAGTTTCGTCTCCCGGTCGGACTCGTAGTTCGTCCAGGCTTCTTCGAGCTGTTCGTTGGTTTCGCCGGTCGTCGTCGGCGTACTCGCGGCGCGCTGTCCGTCCGTCCGGTCGAGTTGTGCATCACTCATAGTTCAGTTTCCTCCGGAAGTAGAGCCGGCTCCCGATACCGATTGCGTACAGTCCGATGACGATCAACAACAAGACCAGGGCCGTCCCCCAGCCGAACTCGGTGTCAGTGAAAATCTCCTTGGGGAACACTCCGGCCGTGATCGACGAATACAGCTGGTAGGGCAGGGCACTCGCGGGTTCGAGCAGCGCCTGGTTCGTGACG contains the following coding sequences:
- the pstB gene encoding phosphate ABC transporter ATP-binding protein PstB; translation: MSDAQLDRTDGQRAASTPTTTGETNEQLEEAWTNYESDRETKLAVEDLDVYYGDEQALRGISMDIPEQSVTALIGPSGCGKSTFLRSLNRMNDRISSASIEGSVELDGQEIYQEGINLVELRKRVGMVFQHPNPFPKSIRDNIAYGPRKHGDITRGTLARLLGRDEKEAEDELVEHSLKQAALWDEVKDRLDDNALGLSGGQQQRLCIGRCLAVDPEVILMDEPASALDPIATSKIEDLIEELAESYTVVIVTHNMQQAARISDQTAVFLTGGELVEYDDTEKIFENPESQRVEDYVTGKFG